The genomic window TCCACGGTTGGGATGACTCAAGGGTTTGTTGATTATAAATATCAAGACCTTTTTCTAAGTAATCATCGCTCAAGACAATTTCAATATCTCCCTTCTCAGCAATTTGAATATGTAAGGATTCTAGAGCATTTTTGAATTGAGCAATGGGTAAATTAGAAACAAAGGACTTAACTGCTACTGTGGTGGTTTGTAATCGCTGATAAGCTTCTGTGGAATCAATGTTCAAATGGTCACAAAAAATGGCCAAGTCAGGTGGCAGAATTTCTTCCTCTTTGACAATGTAACCCTTCTGTTCTAACTGCATTAAAACATAGTGAACTTGAGCCAGCATTAACATTTCTTCTTGCTCAGAGGTTGATTCTGTAAACAAATCAGAGCGAATTTTTTCGATAATTTCCTCAACCGTATGATGTTCATCCAGTAAAGGGATTAATTGCTGCAATAAAGGGTTACTTACAAAAGAGGAATTTCTTTCTGTTAACAAAAAGATGACTTCTGCTGCTACATTTTCAATGCGAAAACAAGCTTTAAATTTCATTAATTAAGATCCTAACAAGAATATTCCCCCTAAATAAGACATATTATCTCCATCCCCCAAAAAGCTTCGTAATTCTTCTATCCCTAAATCTTTTAAACCATCTGGGAGATCAGGAATTGGTAATATTCCATATTGGCTTGTTTGTAGTGTGTCTGTGTGGATAAGGTTATTGAGAGGATGTTGCCGAACTTGTATTAATCTATCGGAATCGTTCCACACAGCAAGTAATTCTTCTGACCACAATTGTGCGTTTTCATCAAATCTGAGTATCCCTGTTAACCCATTTTGCAACAATTCCTGTAATTTACTTTGTTCTAAATTTTCTAATCCACCTAAAGGGTTAGGAATGGGTAGATAACCCCGATAGGATTCTCCTGGATCTTGTTCTGTTTGCTCTCGAATTGTTTCGGCAGCATCGGCTGTATCAACATCAACATCAACGTTAGTATATTGACTATTTGCTAATCTAATTATTGTCGTTTTTGGATCTTTTCTAAGATCATTTAACACCTGTTCGTTTCCCCAAGCAAAGGCTAAGACCCTGCTCCAATTCAATCTTGCATCTGCCAAGATATCTATGCCCGATTGTACCATCATTTATCTCCCAATTTTGTCAACAGGTTTACGGCAGTAGGTTTTTGAGAAAACTAATGCTAGGGGCAAAGAAAAATTCTCCCCCCTTATTTTTAACACAACCGTAGAAAGAATAATCCACTTGTTCGTCATTATCCCACTGTTTTGGCCATTGTTGCGGATCAGGACAGTCTTGAACCCTTTTTGTTGCAGGATGTCCAATAATCGGATCAAGGTATTGTTCCTTACCCGTTCGTGGGAATTTTCTGTCGTCTGCCCATGCTTGTTGTAGCTCTAAAAACTGAAGACCAATATCCCTTTGAAAGCTAACAAATAGTAATCCGCTAATATTTTTTATTTGCTCTTCTAAGGATTGATGACTCACTTTATTTTTTAAATAATCTAGCTGATTAAAACATCGTTCTAAAATACTTAATTGTGAGTTTTGTTGTGTTGTTAAATCATCAAAATAGGTAATTCCTGCTCGAAAAATTCGTTTATTTTTTCGATTTTTTTCAAGTTCTTTGTTATCATTATCTCTACGAGGATTAACTTGTCTCATATGGGCGTGTAAGGGACATTTGCTGCCATTAGGATCATCGGCATAATTAAAACTATCTCTGTCTTCGTTTTGATTCGGTTGATCGCATAATGCAAGGGGGGTTCCATCTTTAAATCGTCCGATAGTTAAGGCATTGGCTCTTTCAATAGTTAAGGCATCAGCTTTTTGGGGATCATCTACCAATTCTCCTAACAGTTCGTCTATTTTTTCTTGAAAAAGTTCATAATTGGTTTCTAGTTTTTGCCAAACACAATAACTCCCAAAACTATAGGGATTTTGACTCAAAGGATCTTTAACCAGAACTAGGTTAAGACTAGCTTGAGGATTCCACTGACTCACATCATTACTGTCTTTATACTGGTCATAATCGCATTTAAAAAATAGAGGTTGACTAATACCGTCAGCAAATCCAAACGGGCCGATAGGTGGCTTTTTTTTATCATTAGGTTGACACTCTTCTCTCACTACATATCCTGCTTCACAAGTAAGAATCTTACCTAACTGATTTTGTTTCCATTCATTAATAATCGTATTAGCCCGATCTTTCAGTTCTTCAACACAATCATGCGCTAGAAAAATTAAGGCATGAACGGGATTTTTGGCATTGCCGATTTCCCATTTGTCGGGATGATTATACCAATAAGCATCTTTATACCAATCCTTTTCTTCATTAAAGGGATAGCTATCTTTCCAGACCTCGTTCATTGGCTGATCAAAGTCTCGATCCGAAGGTATACCAACTTTGTCTTGTACAGACACATCATCCTGTTGTTGTTTGCGAGAGCTTGTAAATAAAGAAGAATTCTTAACTTCCTTTTCTTCAAGAAGAACTTTATAACCTTGATAAGATAAGAAAAAATTTTGACAAAGTTCTCCATAAACAGTTGAAGAAGCATCAATATTATTTTGACGACAGTTTTCTTTATAATCTTCCGTATCTTGTAATTGTTTTAAAGTAGAGGTAACATGAGGGGCAATTTCACTCCCAATCCATTGTTTTACCTCATTGATTTTCTCGGCATCAAACTGAATGAAAATATAGAGTGAGTATTGTCGTCCATAATTTTTGAGCATTCCCCCTTGTAAATCTTGCAAGATTTGTTGATAGCCAGAATTCAGATTACACGTATCAATTAGCTTATTATTATTAATCAGGTCATCATAGTAGTTCTGGTCATTATTAGGATTGTTCATTTCTTCTCCTTAATTAAATTTTCAAAATAACACCGATATAACTCACAACTCACTTTTACTTTATCTTCTACATATTCAATCAATCCTAAACTGCTCAACTTGTAAGCTAAGATGGAATCTATTTTAACAGGAATTTCAGAACGAATAAGCGAACCATAGGCGATCATTAAATCAGGCTGTTCTTGCAGTGTTATCCAATGACGTTGCAAATGATAATAATAAATTCCGTTGGGTTGAGTGGCATTTTTCAGTAGTTCCGTGACGGTAATATTCTCACGACTCAGATGATAGATGGCTAGATGAACCAGTGCCGGGTGTCCTCCTACCAGATTCATTAATTGTTTGACTTCCTTATCTGGCTTCCAATTGAGTCCGTAACACTGAGCTAACTGTTCGACTTCTTGTTGATAAAAAGGAATTAAATTAATGGGCAAACCGACATTAAAAGGAGACTGATTCAGTTGCAGAGGAACGTAAATTTCTGTGGAGTGAATCACGATCAAGCGAAGTTTTTGCCAAACGGGGAGGGTTTTAGCTTCTTCGTACCAAGACCGTAATAGTAATAAAAAATCTTTGGCTACAGAAGAATACTCAAAAATACAACTGAGTTCATCGATCGCCAAAACTAAAGGCTGATCAAGTAATTCTAGTACATAGTCCTGAAAATAGGCAGTGCAACTAATTTTACTTCCCAAATCTTGATCCCAATACTCGTTTAGTTTAGGCTTGATCTCAAGCTGACGGGCAAGGTTAGCGCATAACCATCGGAGAAGTTTATTCAAGTCTTTCAAAATAGCTGCTTCAGCTTGCTCCAAACTAAGATTAACGCTGTAATAACCTTGCTGTCTGGCATAGTCTAGATTTCTGAGGAGTAAGCTGGTTTTGCCCATCTCTCTGGGACCTTTGATTCGCACTAAAGCCCCTGCTTTGATGATTTCTTGATTAATCTGATCTTCAAGATCAGCACGTTTTAGGTAACAAGGAGAGTCTAGGGGGATTGAACCGCTAGGATAGAGTCTAGCTTGATGACGATGAAAAACAAGGGTGAGTGGATTTTGTTTTTGGGGTTTTAGTTCTACTTGGTCTACAACAAAAGACTCTAATCGCTGTTTACAATTTTTCTTGGTCAGACGCTCACCAGTGAGTTTAGCAAGTTTCTGATACATTTCTGGGGCAACGACGTTGGTAAGATAACCAGGACTATAACCTTTTTCTAGGGCAATTTTGCTATAGGTTTTCTCTTCCCAAATTCCCTGCAAAATTAATATTTCAACGGGATTGAGAGTCTGATTAAATTTTTCAGTTAATCGACTATCAATAATTTGAAGAATATAATCTAGATTCATCAGATTTTCTTGATCATATATTTTTTATTGACTCTTCTGTTCAATTAAACGATAAGAGCTTATATCCTGCTAAAGAATGGAATTCTCTTGTTCGAGAGAATGACGATTTATGCTTATTATATTTTGAGAAAATCTGGCAATTACACCTTACACTGAAATTTTGCTTTTTAGATAGAACTGGCTATATGAACTAAGTAGCAGGGAACAGAGAACAGGCAAAAGAATTTTCTCTTAATAGCAACAGGTTAGAGTTTGATAGTTTCCATTGTTACTGTTAAGTTGATGTGTACTGGAGTAAGATATGGGTCAAAAATAGAGAAGAACCAATGAAGACAAACAAAAGTAATCAATTCAGAATCTTGAAAGCAATAATATTATAATAACAGGTTATGTCCTCAAAATTTCTTAAAAATTATCAAATATTAGACTTAGTAAAAAAAGTTTATTCCATCTTTCCAAAACTATTAGAAAAGCAAATTTTAAATAGGTCAATAATGGAGATACAAAAAATATAGCACCACCCATGTAGTGCTATATGACTAACTCAACCGTAATCTTGATATACCCAATGGAAAACAACGATGAAAGTTGCTATCAGTTAACTCATAACTTTATCTCCTACTAGCCACTTCTTCGATAGATAATAACCCTTCATAAACAACTGTTTCGTGATCATCTTCGAGTTGGATGGTAGGGTCTTGTCCTGGGGTGGTAATTAAACGCGCGCCTTTACTCTTGGTGAAATAACTCCAGGCCCACTGAATCATGACAATTAGCTTATTATCAAATTCGAGTAAGTAGAAGACATGAATAAATAACCAGACAAACCAAGCAAAGAAACCGGATAATTGTAACCATCCCATATCTACAACCGCCTTGTGTTTACCGATAACGGCTAAGTTACCCCAGTCTGTATATTGAAAAGGTTTTAGGGGACGGTTTTGTAGACCATTGCGGATAAAACGAGCGACATATTCCCCTTCTTGCATAGCAACTGGAGCAATACCGGGTAAAATCCCCCCTTCTCCATCAGGATAATGGGCTAAGTCACCAATGACAAAAATATTGGGATATTTGGAGAGATTAAAATCAGGTTCAACCATCACTTTTCCTGATTTATCCAGTTTCGCTTCAGCACGCTCGGCTAAAATATTCGCCAGAGGAGAAGCTTTCATGCCGGCTGTCCAGAGAATGGTACGAGCGCGAATTTGTTCGATGGTTTCACCCTGACGGTAAGTCACCAACTGGCCACGAATATCGGTCACTCTCACCCCTGTTTTAACCGTTACTCCTAGCTTTTCTAAGGAAGCCTGAGCTTCTAGGGAAAGATGGCTAGAATAAGCCGGTAAGATGTGTTTGGGGCTTTGTAAGAGGATAATTTTGGCTTCAGAGGTATCGATATTACGGAAATCCTCTTTTAAGGTTCCGTGTGCCAATTCAGCTAAGGCCCCTGCTAATTCAACTCCAGCAGGACCCCCTCCGACCAACACAAAGGTTA from Crocosphaera subtropica ATCC 51142 includes these protein-coding regions:
- a CDS encoding NAD(P)/FAD-dependent oxidoreductase, which translates into the protein MSHQLNHSTPHHVVIIGGGFGGLYAAQKLGKAPVKVTLIDKRNFHVFQPLLYQVATGGLSPADISSPLRALLSKNKNTEVLMGEVTAIDPERQTVKLRYREIEYDSLIVATGVTHQYFGNDWEEKAPGLKTIENALEIRRRVFIAFESAEKEPNPERRKDWLTFVLVGGGPAGVELAGALAELAHGTLKEDFRNIDTSEAKIILLQSPKHILPAYSSHLSLEAQASLEKLGVTVKTGVRVTDIRGQLVTYRQGETIEQIRARTILWTAGMKASPLANILAERAEAKLDKSGKVMVEPDFNLSKYPNIFVIGDLAHYPDGEGGILPGIAPVAMQEGEYVARFIRNGLQNRPLKPFQYTDWGNLAVIGKHKAVVDMGWLQLSGFFAWFVWLFIHVFYLLEFDNKLIVMIQWAWSYFTKSKGARLITTPGQDPTIQLEDDHETVVYEGLLSIEEVASRR
- a CDS encoding AAA-like domain-containing protein; this translates as MNLDYILQIIDSRLTEKFNQTLNPVEILILQGIWEEKTYSKIALEKGYSPGYLTNVVAPEMYQKLAKLTGERLTKKNCKQRLESFVVDQVELKPQKQNPLTLVFHRHQARLYPSGSIPLDSPCYLKRADLEDQINQEIIKAGALVRIKGPREMGKTSLLLRNLDYARQQGYYSVNLSLEQAEAAILKDLNKLLRWLCANLARQLEIKPKLNEYWDQDLGSKISCTAYFQDYVLELLDQPLVLAIDELSCIFEYSSVAKDFLLLLRSWYEEAKTLPVWQKLRLIVIHSTEIYVPLQLNQSPFNVGLPINLIPFYQQEVEQLAQCYGLNWKPDKEVKQLMNLVGGHPALVHLAIYHLSRENITVTELLKNATQPNGIYYYHLQRHWITLQEQPDLMIAYGSLIRSEIPVKIDSILAYKLSSLGLIEYVEDKVKVSCELYRCYFENLIKEKK
- a CDS encoding peroxidase; the protein is MNNPNNDQNYYDDLINNNKLIDTCNLNSGYQQILQDLQGGMLKNYGRQYSLYIFIQFDAEKINEVKQWIGSEIAPHVTSTLKQLQDTEDYKENCRQNNIDASSTVYGELCQNFFLSYQGYKVLLEEKEVKNSSLFTSSRKQQQDDVSVQDKVGIPSDRDFDQPMNEVWKDSYPFNEEKDWYKDAYWYNHPDKWEIGNAKNPVHALIFLAHDCVEELKDRANTIINEWKQNQLGKILTCEAGYVVREECQPNDKKKPPIGPFGFADGISQPLFFKCDYDQYKDSNDVSQWNPQASLNLVLVKDPLSQNPYSFGSYCVWQKLETNYELFQEKIDELLGELVDDPQKADALTIERANALTIGRFKDGTPLALCDQPNQNEDRDSFNYADDPNGSKCPLHAHMRQVNPRRDNDNKELEKNRKNKRIFRAGITYFDDLTTQQNSQLSILERCFNQLDYLKNKVSHQSLEEQIKNISGLLFVSFQRDIGLQFLELQQAWADDRKFPRTGKEQYLDPIIGHPATKRVQDCPDPQQWPKQWDNDEQVDYSFYGCVKNKGGEFFFAPSISFLKNLLP